One Acropora palmata chromosome 2, jaAcrPala1.3, whole genome shotgun sequence genomic window, CCGCCGTCCCTAAAGTTTGTAGTCGCAACGCTGCGGGACCAATAAAAGGGACTCTTTCAACGCGCAAACGAAGTAAATTCTATGAGCAATGGCTTACCCGGAAAGCTTCGGAACATGATGACATGTCTCGGGACGGCGATTTCCAATGCTCATTCTCCCGTTCCTTGATAAAGTTTCTTCTCCGAGTCTTTCAATTGCAAATTCTACTCGGATCGAAATACTCGgatttatgtttttgttacatttgATATCCTATGTCGCAGATGTCTGGAGCATGTTCCTTGTTCCTACGAAATGGATCATGTTATTACACTTCCTCTGCATTTATGCACGATAAAGCTCTGACCTCCAATTTGTTGCTAGGTTACAGGGAAAGCGCGTCAATCATTAATACATATGCAAAGAGACTGGCGATTAAGACCCGGAGCGATGACAAATGAAATCCATTGAAAGGTCATCTTTTTAAGACAACGGAGAGTCACTTCTTAAAGTATGAACCTCTGCAAGTTCTATGCTAGATTCATGTTGCTGGGGTTATTTTATTTCGACGGCTTATTCGCATTAGTCTTGAGGTCACGACCCCTAATGCATTGCAATTAATTGGGCCTTACTTATCACACCCTTTGTACTTCGCATATCTTTACCACCTTGCACAAACAGGGATAACACTGTTTGAACTTACCAAATCCTCAGTATTCTGCTCTTTGTTTGAGCCTGTTGACCGATCACGTAGTCCAACGCCTAAACACATTTTTGCCAAGTCTTAAAAACGACAGACGCACAATGCAGGCAAAAGAACGATTAATGAATGTCGACTaagataagggtcaaattgaATTTCCTGCAATAAACACTGACAACAAAGGCGTACAGAATCTCAAACAAAAAGATCTGAAGCCTTATCGATTTTTATCGTTCCGACTATGACCAACTACTGCCAAAGCCGCAGCCAAATCGACTACTTGAGAGAACCACAGCGGAATTAGCCGTAGCATTTGTCAGTGGAACAAAAAAATCTAAATACAAATGCACGAAAGATGATCCCGCCTTGTCTAGGACACCGGTTTGTTTTTGGCAAGTGTCTGCAACAAAAACACCGTGGTCAAGAACACGGAATACCTATCACTGggacaaattcaaatttgttaTTAAATGATCACACCTGCAATGTGTTACAAACATTTCTCAATTAGCATTCATTTGTTACAATAGCGCACTCTTCGCTTCGGCCAACAATTGTAGCTTCACATTGTTTTTCCATGGATACCGGAAATAGTTTTGGTTTCAAGTTAAAtacacaaaatatgataaatgACTAAAGAATTATCGCTCTAGCCTTCGTGAACTCAATTCTCTGTGGGTCTTTCTTCTTAGTGCAGAGGGTTACAAACTGATTTTTATCTCAGTCAGTCTACGCAACAAACGAACCAAAAACAGCACCACTTTTCGCTCAAAACACTTTTAGATAGAAATCTCTAAATTGGAACAAAGATTTGAGGAGTAATCAAACATCTCTAACTTATAACGCCTTGTTTTGCTAAGTGAGTTTATGGCTTGCATGGCAAAACAAACAGCTTCGTTAAACGCTAAAAGTCATCCGTAACTTGAGAAAGTGatggcaacttttttttcgcgttGACAAATatcctttgtcttttttcatgACAAtagaaacaactgaaaaagaatCTCTCCTAAACTCTACTATAGTCCTTGAATGACAAGGAAATATAATGAAGCACTCACAGTTTGAAATGGAAAACCTCTCCTGTCCTGTAGTTGTAAAGAACACCCAATCATACACTGCTTGAGTGAGCGAATACAAAACTCGACAGCTTAAGAATTTTAAGTTTGTCTAGCTAAGAAGTAAACTAAATGCTATTAGCTGCTATCGTATCATGGAAACCTAGAGAGGTCAGAAAAGTCCTCACCAATTCTTCTTGCTTCGCGGCATCACATTCCCCAGAAGACTCACGAAGCTACCATCCCACGGTGCGCTTTAGTGCGCACATGGCGGTCAACTGAATTTGATTAACTGACGATTCAGTTGTTTTCTCCTGGCGCCTCAATGACGTTCACATGTCTCAGCGGGAATGAACGTACTGCAAAgtacgcatgcgcaatcgAGTAACGCATGAATGCCAACTATTTACGATGCTTATGTATCCTTATGTGTTAGCAAGTaccaaacacaacaaaaaacgAAGTACAGGACCTTGCTAGGGGAACTTATCAGCCGTTATCAGTGGAATACAAATAAAACAGCGGGAGGAACGGACATAAATTGTTCCATCCCTTACAGCACAAATGTGATGAAAAGATAAAAGTGAGttcatttttatcacatttgTTGCATCAAATTGCAAGATTTTTCTATCAAAATTGGGTAACTACCTGGTGTAGGCAGTCACATAGTGATTCGGGAGTTCAGAATGGGGTAACTACTTGGTGTAGGTAGTCACGTGACTGCATACACCAAGTAAAAATTGTCCAACGTAGTGGTTTGCAGAAGCCACAACTTGTAACATCCTGATTAAGAAAGACAGTGCCTTTCGAACTATGGGGTAGGCAATgaacaatttttgtttagtatatatactcactcagtgaCCTTTGTGTTTCAAGAAATCTGATTATTTCGCTATCTCGGAGTAACGGAGTATCATTCACTCCCTGACGAGTGAACAATGCGTGatacaagaacaacaaaatggCCGCCGTAAACCCTCATTAAATGATATGATAATCGACTTTGAATGATTTTCTTCCACAAATGTTGAGACTGAGTGTTGTAGAGATCACTTCGTGTGTGTATACTAAAACCATTATTCTTTTTAATCTCGGTGAATACTGGCAGATATATTTACCTCGATTTCATTGTTTGAATAGCcttgtgtttttcattttgaatgcCTCAGTTGGTTAGTCAGTGCGCAACCTCCGGAGCTTAACGCCCACCCGTTTCCTCTTTGGCGGAAAAGCCCTGTGGGCGAGGTTGAACCTGGAATGTGGTTAGACCTACTTGTGAGAACAAAGATATTTTAATATCTTTGCTCTCACGAGTTTTTATCCGTTTTAAGAAACGGATAAAAATCGAGCGTGGGAGTCGCGAAGGCCTGTCGACCCTATTTTACCCATTGATTGCTCATTGGACAGGCTGAGGGTTTGAGCTACAGAAGGCAACCAGGAGTTAGCTTTTTTCCTacttaacttgtcttcacactaccaaaGTTAAGTATCAAAAAGAGTAAACtatcttttcactagtagagtcgattggtttgaaaatctgggagggACCACTCTCTTGGCAAGCGAAATGTTCATTTCCGGTTTCCACCAGtagctcaaaaacgtcgcttgcttatGCTTTCTAATAACGTACAGTGAGGTCACGGAACACCTCGTACTGCTTATAAAAGCTAAGGATCCATCTAATtttgtgcatttctggacataggTGAGAGATGGGTAAACAACGCACCGTCGACTTCCATTGATACCTCCTACAAAAAGAGAACTGACGGATTGGATCTGCCCACGATGGCTGTAGCCTTTTACCTCTGTGTCTTCGCTTTGCAAAACAACTGATCAAAATAGTACATTGAAttatgaatttaaaatttcctcGAGTTGAATTCTGGCAAAGCGCAGTTTAGAGAAGAATGCACTTTCACGCGTGCATCCCCAGAGCTCTTaatgtttccctttttttaaTCACGTTTCATTGGAAGACTCAGGTTGTGCTATATTGTTATGGAACTGGGACCCGTTACCCGAAACATGGTTAGCTCTAAGCATAGGTTGAGgaccatggaaacctatacTTTCTTTTGGTAGTtgacgctggttagcgctagcCATGCatcgagcaactcgggcctgATTGTCTATCGTTTTACTAGCATTATCAATAATCAAAGGTCCCCGTCTAGAACCACCTCAATTAAGACGAGGCGCCAAGGTGCATGTGTATTTTATTCTCTTTGCTCGCGAAAGACAATGGAAAATGCAAGCTAGCATCACAAAACTAACTTCACGTCGGATTGTCACCTATAGTTAGCTACACGATTTTTGTAgcatttcaaattcatttgTAAAAGTCACATTAAAACTCGTTTATTCTTGAGTGAGCAccacttttaaaatttctaaaaaacTTTTGGTACTATTCGCTGATAACGATCAACGTAGTAGTACGAGATCCGTAAAGGAACTCTGATGTACCCTTTACTACTAATTCAAAATCACTCAGTAATCCACGCATTACTTTCAGTTTCGAATCAAAACAGTGCATGTGCTCTGGAAAAAATTGGTGGGCGTGGTCTAAACATGACGTCATGATTGGTGACATGGCAGTCCTTGACGGGGTCTTCTGGTGTATTATCCCGGATGAACTGCATAAATTGAGCCAGCGAGCATGGTGACGCGTCGCAATAGGATTTTATGTGGCGCTCCTCGCCATTGAAAAGAAGTCTTACTGCGTAGTCGGTGTTAGTGGGGTTGAGGACCTCGAGTAGTTCCAGCTGAACCATCGAAGCATATGGACACCACTTGTAATCACTGGCGTTGAGCGCAACGAGTAATGGCATAACTGTAACAGAAACCATTGGAACCGCCATGAAACTTGGCAGCACGCAATTGACACCATATGAACGAAGATCACAAATATACCGCTTGAGTCTTAATCAAACGCAACCCCCAGCCCCCCATCCCACAGGAAATTGGAGCAGGCAATTCGGAGCTAGTTTGCTTGCGCACCAGAATGCCAGAATTTGACTTCTCGCCTTTAACCGCTGCAAACAGCTGCAAGGCGGGAAGCTATTTCAGCTATCGCAGGAGAGACTTCATGAGGTCAATTTCTCCTTGGTGACCTCCGTTTTACACAGGCACACCAAattattcaagaaaaaaacaagttctCTAAAATTCAGCACGCAGGAGACAGAAGAAAGCTCACCTGTGTTGTCGTGGCCAGAGTAAAGGTAGaactttttggttttttcacCAGCCACGGCGGCTTGCATTTcctaagaaattaaaaagaaggaggaagaaatttaaaaaacactTGTTTATGCACTTCTATTCAACAACAAGCCGTTTGTTCATTCTATACTTTCTCACTCTTCTCTTATACATCGGCTTGTGTTACATTAGCCCTTTGGCTAACAACTTCGTTTCCCCAAGGCGTTTAGGCGTTACTAATCAAGAAAAGCAACGTACTAAAGAGAATTAACATCCTACTGGTTTTTAATACAGATTCTACCGGTTCAAATCTAACTCTGACCACAGGATTTTTCTTAGAGTTCGGCTACAACACCCCTTGAAACTGTTTTCCTCCTATCGGTtatatttcttctttcttgaCGCGGTTTTCGATTTGTTTAATAAGAGGTGTGCACGTGAACTTTCTTGATGGCAAATGCAATAAGTCTGAGCAATAAGTGTTGCATTTTAACTatgacaataatattgttttgcaGGATAGGGCAGTTCTAAAATGACtggaaagtaattacgcgattgcgtttgctacgcttagtgattggcttaaaaaatcTCGAGCAAGTATTCcagccaatgagaagaaaaaccaaaatcaacGGCACCTTGTaggcgcgatttttcccgcgctctGAGCAAGTTACAGACAATTTCTAGGAGTTCTGGTTGGCTCaccgcgctgtttgctccttttgtgattggtcggagtacaTTACTTTAGTATTGGCATTTCGCCCGtcagttgaaaacaaactgcTCTAATGGGCGAAACCTAGTTCCCTAGTGCAATACGCATGCCCAAATCGAGACTCGGCCAAATTGTAAACTCTCCCTGGTTCCATGAGTTCTTCGTCCAGACACGACTGTCCCTGGGTCTCCGGGGATGAGCTGCACTTACAAGTGTTACAATTTCACGCTTttgttaaacaaagaaaacagtaaCAAGGCAGGTGTCCTAAACTAATCCTTTGGGAAATCAACACCTGTTGTTTCGCTGGAGAAATTGTACGCCTTGACTGCGCGACTTAACACCAGCAATaccttatgcaaattagtctCACCTTCCACATCTCAGCAATCAGAAATCCAATGCCAACTTTTGCATACTTCTGAGGGGAAGGGTAATTCATCATGGTGTACCACCAAAATTCCACCTCAGCGGTAACTCGATTGACCAAGTCTTGAGTCATATTAGGAGGAATGGGGAAGCCATGGCATATGTGAGTTAGAAGGCAGTCAGCAATGTGCAATAACGCTTCTGACGCTGAAACCATAaaaatagagcggttttcaaatgactgtcgaaaaaccaaaaccaaagcaattactccgaccaatcacaacaggagcaggcagcgcaatgaaccaatcacaattcctagcaatcacctgtaactcgcttgaagcgcgggaaaaatcacgcgtacatggcgcgaaTGGTTTTGGTtatgcttctcattggttgaaaaactggcgcgagtcttttaagccaatcactaagcgtagcaatcgcaatcaaataaaaaacaatctACTAACGCCTACACACAGCTTCAGCTAATAGACCCTTTTCGTCGTTAGTCGATTTCGTTTTCCCAAAACAGATCGCGTGACCATTCCCAGGAGGTTTGAACTTTTGttgtgttcattaaaaagaccgcgtgcgagcatgaaaatgtccaactttgaaagaaaatactctcttGGGTATagtgatctgtattgggaaaacaacatcgacaagcgaaaaaggtctattgcaGCTTCTGTAGCACGCCAtttgggagcttaagcaaggacgacggcattggcaacgccagaaaacaatgacctgattggttgaatgaggaaaaacaataaaactgcacgtgcggcacgcactttagcaCAATTCTTTGACGAAGTCTGCCAAAttacaacgtgaaatttccaaacttaattaaggttttaacaacaacgtgaacacacaacagtcaatctttcattctctatgtTTACTTCAACGGCACTTCTaacagtccatttgcagcgtgctctgtcaacaataaaggatgcgaagAACaagcaataatcgcaaaatagtcaccatttcccaaatgtttattttcaaggaacgtttttgttgccattgccggcgttgctgcttaagctccctgatGGCCGTCTTTTCACGACAGCCGTTGTCTCGATTAACATTCCTGAAAATGGATTGTTCGCAGACTTCGTTAAGTGACTTAACAATGATACGTGTTTTCACGGGTAAGATTCAATACGATGAGAACAAGTGCAAACAATGTTTCCCGCGCGGCCAAACAGGGAAACATTTGCGTCCGCGGCATTGTTTCCGCTACAATGTTTCTTAGTTTGAGAAAGCAAAGGGAAAATTCCCGTGAGAACAttacgtggtctgaaatggaaaaaaacccatacaagctaaaaaggtccATTATTAAGCTTACTCAGATTGTACTTTAACCCAAGAGCAGTTTGAACTTCGGCTAAAAGTGGCGCAGTGAACTGTTGATAATGCTTCTTCCACGAGTCAGTATTGTAACATTCCCTCTGGTACTGACCCAGCTTGGGACAAAGTCTAAGGGGCAAAAATAATCATCAAAACAGTCATAATCTTCAGGCTTTAACATGATTGGGGAGGATCAGCAATGACCACTAGACTAGACTAGACACAAAAAGccggattttttttaagatttttagaGTATCAGGAAAtttcgcagaggtcagggttcgaatcccgttcaGCATAGcaaaattgtttccagttcaaatgaaatttcattaatttgatcgcATATATCCACTACTGAAGCCAAATGGCCTCAACATTAACTTTAGTTTACATTGCTTttagagtagttttcaaatgactgtcgaaagtaattacgtgattgcgattgctacgcttagtgattggcttaaaagactcgcgccagtttttcaaccaatgagaagcaaaaacaaaaccaatcgcaccacgtacgcgtgatttttcccgcgcttcgagcgagttacaggttattgctaggaattgtgattggttcattgcgctgcctgctcctgttgtgattggtcggagtaattgctttggttttggtttttcgacagtcatttgaaaaccgctctatttaATGCTAACGTATGTAACGCACACTCTTAGTCACACATTCCTATTTCATAGCTGTGTTTCACGCGCGCGCACGTTACATGCAAGCGCACGTTCTCCGTTAGGTTTTTCCGATGGCGTATGCCATATTGCCACAATGGGCTTTTTTACCCAGATGAAGGGCTCTGCCCGCAACGTTTGTACATTTTCTAATGTTCATTGACACTTTTAAGAGTTTTTCATtcactttttactttttttatagTGTCACGCATCGTTTTTCAATTTATCGATATATCCACTACCTACGGGCTTATTATTGACCCccataatgaccagctcccagttggcctgatagcatTCTCTTCCCCAGAGCCTCCGTTTCTTTTGGTCACGTGGTCAGAGAAACGGAGGGCTCTGGTAGCAGCAATTACCGGATGTCCGTAAATCACGGACATCCGGTAGCGCatgcttaatttttgccaactaATCTGCTCATGCTCAGAAATTAATCCTTATGGAGGGGAGAGACGGGAAACTACAATATGAGGTCAAGATGGCCTGTTTCGTGTCAGATGCGTtgtgatttttatttctgcTGCGCATTCATttttagccaatgaaaaaattCGAATTTTTTGGCGCGTCCAGAGCCACTGGTCAATGACATTTTAAGCCTGAAGACGAGTGGCTCTGGGGACGAGaatggcctgatagctcaactgctAGAGCACTGTACCGGTATCTCAGAGGCTCTCTGGCCTTTCTGTCGCTGCCGCTTAGGTAGCGCACTGTAAGATCATTcacatcaaaatttaaatatgTAGATTAACCTCGCGAATGAGATacattgattattattttaaaaaaatattacttaCGTTGGGTTAGGTTCCATATCATCGTAATTTATATCCATAACATGAATGTCAAAAATTTGTGCTTTGTCCGATGAAGGTGCAGGCGGTGGAAACAAGCCTAATGCAAGAGCTTGGGCAGACTGCAAAGTATGATGACAAAACACTGTTCAAAACGAagcccaaaaaagaaaactgaaaatgccAACGGTGAGAcattcaaaaccaaaacaaaagtgatCACAAATAATATCCAGGTAAAATCAGAACAGCATAGCTAGACCACGCGTAACGTCtcttaacaacaataatatatTCGCTTTTACAGAACAAACATCAGAAAGTTCTCTCCTACTATTATTGGACGTTATTTTTGGAATGATCTTCCCCTTTCAATCCGCTCTAGGCATTCTAAAAAACTTTTTAAGTGTTCCCTTTTCCGTTATTATTTATCCCAATTAGTTTAactatttttgcttttttctcatTAAGTTTTGATTATACTTCTTTGTAAGcttgtttatattttagagAATAAACTGTCTGTCCAggtaaaatgaagaataatTACAGGGCTTAGTTTCAACAGTGCATTTCCCGACTTCGACATCTTAAGTCCAATACTTCATGTAACCAGCAAATAACCGGATCTCCATAAGGGAGAAAACACTTAACCACTTGAAATGGTTTATTATTTGCTGGAGTCAATAGGCCAATTAcgatattttaaatttcaactGCAAACAATGCAGCTTAGCACGAGGCTCCGGGGAAATCAATAAAATGCAGTCTTTGAGGGGTTCATTCCCTGGTGCCTCATCCGgaggtctattgtttacagTTGAAATAGAAAATAGCGAAATTGACCCATTTAAGGGGGAaaaatcacagaaaaaaaggaaaccttGTCTAACCTGTCTTGTTCTTGACATATCTAAAAGATAAAGGCAAAAATTCAAGAATGATGATGCATaattcgcccttgtcacaaggcggccatattgccccgggggaccaaaaaagctttgttttaccacgctaggcctcatccccatggtttcatttgcgaggcttagcgtggtaaaacaaagctcttttggtttcccgggacaatatggccgccgtgtgacaagggtgaatagTGAGCTGAGAGTTGAGTTAAGACACAACATCACATGGAGCCAATGAGATGCAACAATACTACCCGTAATTGTCAAATATGTGGGTTCAAGCTTATTGAAAAAGAGGCAACCAAGCTGACCATATTACCTATGTACCTACTCTCAAGCCATAACAACTCACTTGCACCATCAACAAGAAAATCTGCAAACGTTCTGATGGTCTGAACATGCATATAACAAAATCCTAGTGCCTTTGAGCAACCATCTTCCTGCCAGAACTCTTacattgtaatggttatgttCTTGGCAGGTCAATCTGTCATTTTCATGAAGCAGGAGAAAAAGCTTGGCATAGGGATGAGAGCACTGCCCTTCCACCAATTTGGCGTGGGTTCGCTTTCAGCCTCGACACCCTATGTGGGCCGAGTTTGTTGTTTCcctactctgctctgagagggtTTTCTCTGGGTTCTGGTgctttaatattaattttcatgaCTTGACTGAACTTTGTTGTCTCCTCAGTTAGCAAATCAGGTAGAT contains:
- the LOC141874269 gene encoding counting factor 60-like translates to MYGQYFVIVLGSILCSIALIVGADLPDYCGEQTYAYTPLTKRGGTQYALKQVHVVIRHGDRTRAFSAPCWDNDNATWDCLLSSASIPVIKHDIHDITVNRIYRDVYMPGRNVMKGDCGLGHLTFKGYKQELTNGENLRRAYVDTGFLTNYSVSEVFLRSDDMSRTRQSAQALALGLFPPPAPSSDKAQIFDIHVMDINYDDMEPNPTLCPKLGQYQRECYNTDSWKKHYQQFTAPLLAEVQTALGLKYNLTSEALLHIADCLLTHICHGFPIPPNMTQDLVNRVTAEVEFWWYTMMNYPSPQKYAKVGIGFLIAEMWKEMQAAVAGEKTKKFYLYSGHDNTVMPLLVALNASDYKWCPYASMVQLELLEVLNPTNTDYAVRLLFNGEERHIKSYCDASPCSLAQFMQFIRDNTPEDPVKDCHVTNHDVMFRPRPPIFSRAHALF